The following are from one region of the Corylus avellana chromosome ca1, CavTom2PMs-1.0 genome:
- the LOC132186695 gene encoding myrcene synthase, chloroplastic-like, translating to MDLYRLASLGNANFTRLLPPKTPISSFVKSTSFPPTFLCMATTQISTPSNIVRRSANYQPPIWHYDYIQSLTSVYVGESLTRRTDKLKGEVRMMFNKVVDPLEKLELIDILQRLGISYHFDDEIQRTLEGIYNANHGGKMCNKENIYATALEFRLLRQHGYSVPQEIFNNFRNEMGNFKACVCDDIKGMLCFYEASFLSGEGESMLEEARDVTTKQLSEYVKQSKDQNLISIVNHALELPLHWRMSRLEARWFIDVYRSGEDMNPILLDLAELDFNMVQAAHQEDLKEASRWWRSTGLGEKLSFARDRLMESFLWTVGKTFQPQFGSCRRTLTKVNVLITAIDDIYDVYGTLDELELFTDAIERWDTNAMDQLPYYMKLCFLSLHNSINEMAFDILKEKGFHIIQYLRKVWADLSRSYLLEAKWYYSGYTPSLQEYIENACISISAQVMLVHVYFSITNPITKEALDCLEEFPNIIRWSAVVLRLADDLGTSKDELERGDVPKSIQCYMNETGASEEDAREHIKSLISETWNKMNEEARAASSPFSRTFIEIVMNLARTAQCIYLHGDGHGVEDRETKESVLSLFIHPIPLHRDQHEATRDSTLAKV from the exons ATGGATCTTTACCGTCTTGCTTCACTCGGCAATGCCAACTTCACTCGACTGCTCCCACCTAAGACTCCCATCTCATCATTCGTGAAATCCACAAGTTTTCCTCCTACTTTTCTATGCATGGCCACCACCCAAATCTCAACTCCTTCCAATATTGTTCGGCGATCAGCAAATTACCAACCTCCCATTTGGCACTATGATTACATCCAGTCACTGACGAGTGTatatgtg GGGGAGTCACTTACCAGACGGACTGATAAGCTTAAAGGAGAAGTGAGGATGATGTTTAACAAAGTCGTGGATCCTTTGGAGAAACTAGAGTTGATTGATATCTTGCAAAGACTTGGAATATCTTACCACTTTGATGATGAAATACAGAGGACCTTGGAAGGTATATACAATGCTAATCATGGTGGCAAAATGTGCAACAAGGAGAATATATACGCCACAGCTCTTGAATTTAGATTGCTAAGACAGCATGGATATAGTGTGCCTCAAG agatttttaataatttcaggAATGAGATGGGGAACTTCAAGGCATGCGTATGTGATGATATCAAGGGAATGCTATGCTTCTATGAAGCCTCATTCCTTTCGGGAGAAGGAGAAAGTATGTTGGAGGAAGCGAGAGATGTTACAACCAAGCAACTCTCAGAGTACGTCAAGCAAAGCAAAGATCAAAATCTTATTTCTATAGTGAACCATGCCCTAGAGCTTCCTCTACATTGGAGGATGTCAAGATTGGAAGCGAGATGGTTCATTGATGTATATAGAAGCGGAGAAGACATGAACCCTATATTGCTTGATCTTGCAGAATTGGATTTCAACATGGTACAAGCAGCCCACCAAGAAGATCTAAAAGAAGCGTCAAG GTGGTGGAGGAGCACAGGCCTTGGCGAAAAGTTGAGCTTTGCTAGAGATAGGCTAATGGAGAGTTTCTTATGGACAGTGGGAAAAACATTTCAGCCTCAGTTTGGATCTTGTAGGAGAACGTTAACGAAGGTCAATGTACTAATAACAGCAATCGACGATATTTATGATGTATATGGTACTTTGGATGAGCTCGAGCTCTTCACCGATGCTATTGAGAG ATGGGATACCAATGCAATGGATCAGCTCCCATATTATATGAAgttatgttttctttctctccacaATTCAATCAATGAAATGGCGTTTGACattcttaaagaaaaaggattCCACATCATTCAATACCTTAGAAAAGTG TGGGCAGATCTATCGAGATCTTACTTGTTGGAAGCAAAGTGGTATTACAGCGGATATACACCAAGCCTTCAAGAATACATTGAAAATGCATGCATTTCAATATCAGCACAAGTTATGCTAGTGCATGTTTATTTTTCTATCACAAATCCAATAACAAAAGAAGCTTTGGATTGCTTGGAAGAGTTCCCCAATATAATCCGTTGGTCAGCAGTGGTTTTACGACTTGCAGATGATCTTGGAACATCTAAG GATGAGTTAGAGAGAGGTGATGTTCCAAAATCAATCCAGTGTTATATGAATGAAACTGGTGCAAGTGAAGAAGATGCCCGTGAGCACATAAAGTCTTTGATTAGTGAAACATGGAACAAGATGAATGAAGAAGCTAGAGCTGCGAGTTCTCCATTCTCTCGAACATTTATTGAAATTGTAATGAACCTTGCAAGGACAGCTCAATGCATTTACTTGCACGGGGATGGTCATGGTGTTGAAGACCGTGAAACTAAGGAGAgtgtattatcattatttatCCATCCCATTCCTCTACACAGAGATCAACATGAAGCAACTAGAGACTCAACCTTAGCGAAGGTCTAG